From the Serratia nematodiphila DZ0503SBS1 genome, one window contains:
- a CDS encoding TonB family protein, with the protein MLSQSYSLPAFELPQPRWARGLLLALAAHAALVLLFYWPQTALEPVALPPPAVMMSWAAQIEAPESKPLPLGVQQTESAAAQPAEQQQQPDLPKLAHADKAKIVTAQKKRAERRPPQKTQPKPQEQAKETRNAAASNAAAPQAQTLSHQTAAPINSDANSNAQANLSWESLVKGKLNRIKEYPPDARNRRRSGMPLVSFSVDAQGRVSNVTLQIRSGTASLDREAVAVVSRAQPLPPPPPEILQQGAVRVRMPIDFNLAELNARR; encoded by the coding sequence ATGTTAAGTCAGTCTTATTCCCTTCCGGCCTTTGAGCTGCCGCAGCCGCGCTGGGCGCGCGGCCTGCTGCTCGCCCTGGCGGCGCACGCGGCGTTGGTGCTGCTGTTTTATTGGCCGCAGACGGCGCTGGAGCCGGTGGCGCTGCCGCCGCCGGCGGTGATGATGAGCTGGGCGGCGCAGATTGAAGCGCCGGAAAGCAAACCGCTGCCGCTGGGCGTGCAGCAGACGGAGTCCGCCGCGGCGCAGCCCGCTGAGCAGCAGCAACAGCCGGATCTGCCCAAGCTGGCGCACGCCGATAAAGCGAAAATCGTGACGGCGCAGAAGAAGCGCGCCGAACGCCGTCCGCCGCAAAAAACGCAGCCGAAGCCGCAGGAACAGGCCAAAGAGACGCGCAACGCCGCCGCGTCCAACGCCGCCGCACCGCAGGCGCAGACGCTCTCTCACCAAACCGCCGCCCCGATCAACAGCGACGCCAATAGCAACGCGCAGGCCAATCTGTCGTGGGAGAGTCTGGTGAAGGGCAAACTGAACCGCATCAAAGAGTATCCCCCGGATGCCCGCAACCGCCGGCGCAGCGGCATGCCGCTGGTCAGTTTTAGCGTCGATGCGCAGGGGCGGGTGTCGAACGTGACTCTGCAGATCCGTTCCGGCACCGCGTCGCTGGATCGGGAAGCGGTAGCGGTGGTGTCGCGCGCGCAGCCGTTGCCGCCGCCGCCGCCGGAGATACTGCAGCAGGGGGCCGTCAGGGTAAGGATGCCGATCGATTTCAATCTGGCGGAGCTGAATGCCCGCCGTTAA
- a CDS encoding S9 family peptidase, which produces MNPLLFTPRRRIAAALWLSLGVAGAALAQPQPPLAERAPKVLTAHGETRTDDYYWLRDDSRKEPKVLDYLKAENRYTEQMMAPYQKLRATLYQEMLGRMSPDDRSVPYQLNGYRYQESYAAGKDFARYQRQALTADAPWQTLLDANQRAAGHAYYRLGAMDISLDNRRLAVAEDLQGRRQYRISLRELGSERWSPETLENTSGNMVWANDNQTLFYVRNHPQTLLPYQVYRHRYGTPTAEDKLVYQENDPAFYLSLGRSSSRDYLILTISGNTTSEVRLIDANQPQREPQLFAARQNGREYYLDHYRGEFYLRSNHQDPNFGLYRTAAAGKPWQTLIAPQAQHEVESFSLFRDWLVLQERANGLVQLRQISWDGKTERAIPFDDASYMAWLGYNPEPDSDRLRYGYSAMTTPTRTYEWDLNKGERTLLKQQEVKGVDPSLYHSERIWITARDGVKVPVSLVYRKSLFKNGHNPLLVYGYGAYGMSMDPAFSANRISLLDRGFVYALIHVRGGGELGQSWYKQGKLTHKPNSFNDFIDATQALINGGYGQPGRIYAMGGSAGGLLMGAVINQAPQLYNAVVAQVPFVDVVTTMLDDSIPLTTGEYEEWGNPHQPAAYALMKSYSPYDNVRKQHYPNLLVTSGLYDSQVQYWEPAKWVAKLRRFKQGDSLLLLSTDMTAGHGGKSGRLARLENGALEYAFILAADRQTQK; this is translated from the coding sequence ATGAATCCGCTGTTATTTACCCCGCGCCGTCGCATCGCGGCCGCGCTCTGGCTTTCTTTAGGCGTCGCCGGCGCCGCGCTGGCGCAACCGCAGCCGCCGTTGGCGGAACGGGCGCCGAAAGTGCTGACGGCGCACGGCGAGACGCGCACCGACGATTACTACTGGCTGCGCGACGACAGCCGAAAAGAGCCGAAGGTGCTGGACTACCTGAAGGCGGAGAACCGCTACACCGAGCAGATGATGGCGCCGTACCAAAAGCTGCGCGCCACGCTGTATCAGGAGATGCTGGGCCGCATGAGTCCTGACGATCGTTCGGTGCCGTATCAGCTCAACGGCTATCGCTATCAGGAAAGCTACGCCGCCGGTAAAGATTTCGCGCGGTATCAGCGCCAGGCGCTCACCGCCGACGCGCCGTGGCAAACCCTGTTGGACGCCAATCAGCGCGCGGCCGGCCATGCCTATTATCGCCTGGGGGCGATGGACATTAGCCTGGACAACCGCCGCCTGGCGGTGGCCGAAGATCTGCAGGGCCGCCGCCAATACCGCATCTCCCTGCGCGAGTTAGGCAGCGAACGCTGGTCGCCGGAAACGCTGGAAAACACCTCCGGCAACATGGTGTGGGCCAACGACAACCAAACCCTGTTCTACGTGCGCAACCACCCGCAAACGCTGTTGCCGTACCAGGTCTATCGCCATCGGTACGGCACGCCGACGGCGGAAGATAAGCTGGTGTACCAGGAGAACGATCCGGCTTTCTACCTCAGCCTCGGCCGTTCTTCTTCGCGCGATTACCTGATACTCACCATCAGCGGCAACACCACCTCCGAAGTGCGCCTGATCGACGCCAACCAGCCGCAGCGCGAGCCTCAGCTGTTCGCCGCCCGGCAAAACGGCCGCGAGTATTATCTCGATCACTACCGCGGCGAGTTCTATCTGCGTTCCAACCATCAGGATCCGAACTTCGGCCTGTACCGCACGGCGGCGGCGGGCAAACCCTGGCAGACGCTGATTGCGCCGCAGGCGCAGCACGAGGTGGAAAGCTTCAGCCTGTTCCGCGACTGGCTGGTGTTGCAGGAACGCGCTAACGGGCTGGTGCAGCTGCGGCAAATCAGCTGGGACGGCAAAACCGAGCGCGCCATCCCGTTCGACGACGCCAGCTACATGGCCTGGCTGGGCTATAACCCCGAGCCGGACAGCGATCGGTTGCGCTACGGCTATTCGGCGATGACCACGCCGACCCGCACCTATGAGTGGGATCTGAATAAGGGCGAGCGCACTCTGCTCAAGCAGCAGGAAGTGAAAGGCGTCGATCCCAGCCTGTATCACAGCGAGCGCATCTGGATCACGGCGCGCGACGGCGTGAAGGTGCCGGTCTCGCTGGTGTATCGCAAATCGCTGTTCAAAAACGGGCATAACCCGCTGCTGGTCTACGGCTATGGCGCTTACGGCATGAGCATGGATCCGGCGTTCAGCGCCAATCGCATCAGCCTGCTGGATCGCGGCTTCGTCTATGCGCTGATCCACGTGCGCGGCGGCGGCGAGTTGGGGCAGAGCTGGTACAAACAGGGCAAGCTGACGCACAAACCGAACAGTTTCAACGATTTCATCGACGCCACCCAGGCATTGATCAACGGCGGCTACGGCCAGCCGGGGCGCATTTACGCCATGGGCGGCAGCGCCGGCGGATTGCTGATGGGGGCGGTGATCAATCAGGCGCCGCAGCTGTACAACGCGGTGGTGGCGCAGGTGCCGTTCGTCGACGTGGTGACCACCATGCTGGATGACAGCATTCCGCTGACCACCGGGGAATACGAAGAGTGGGGCAACCCGCACCAGCCGGCCGCCTATGCGCTGATGAAGTCCTACAGCCCGTACGACAACGTGCGCAAGCAGCATTATCCGAACCTGCTGGTCACCAGCGGTTTGTACGACTCGCAGGTGCAGTATTGGGAGCCGGCCAAATGGGTGGCGAAGCTGCGGCGTTTCAAACAGGGCGATTCGCTGCTGCTGCTCTCCACCGACATGACCGCCGGCCACGGCGGCAAATCGGGCCGCCTGGCGCGGCTGGAAAACGGCGCGCTGGAGTACGCCTTTATTTTGGCGGCGGATCGGCAGACGCAGAAATAA